One part of the Azospirillum sp. B510 genome encodes these proteins:
- a CDS encoding chemotaxis protein CheC — MPDTDKPPMLSELERDALAELGNIGIGRASTALGRMLGGLVTLSVPSVEMVPPAEVPVLLDRALTAPLVGVFERLGGLFAGCALLVFPQAGGLPLVRAALPPDVPADDAPALEDEVLAELGNVVLNSALALVANLLGEPVETGLPAVVRGGAADILRGCADAAAEGAAVLFHIDLRTSLPGGDGPGGDGVEIGGRVVLLLDAGSAGALRATLGRYIGRLVA; from the coding sequence GTGCCCGACACGGACAAGCCGCCGATGCTGAGCGAGCTGGAGCGTGACGCGTTGGCCGAGTTGGGCAACATCGGCATCGGCCGGGCATCGACGGCGCTCGGCCGCATGCTGGGCGGGCTGGTGACCCTGTCGGTCCCCTCGGTCGAGATGGTGCCGCCGGCCGAGGTGCCGGTGCTGCTGGACCGCGCGCTGACGGCGCCGCTGGTGGGCGTCTTTGAAAGGCTGGGCGGGCTGTTCGCCGGTTGCGCCCTGCTGGTCTTCCCCCAGGCCGGCGGCCTGCCCCTGGTGCGCGCCGCCCTGCCGCCCGATGTGCCGGCCGACGACGCGCCGGCGCTGGAGGACGAGGTTCTGGCGGAGTTGGGCAACGTCGTGCTGAACAGCGCGCTGGCGCTGGTGGCCAATCTGCTGGGCGAGCCGGTGGAGACGGGTCTGCCGGCGGTGGTCCGGGGCGGGGCGGCTGACATCCTGCGCGGATGCGCGGATGCGGCGGCGGAGGGGGCCGCGGTTCTGTTCCACATCGACTTGCGCACCAGCCTGCCGGGCGGCGATGGGCCGGGCGGCGATGGGGTCGAGATCGGAGGGCGGGTGGTCCTGCTGCTCGATGCCGGCTCCGCCGGGGCGCTGCGGGCGACGCTCGGCCGCTATATCGGGCGGCTGGTGGCGTGA
- a CDS encoding response regulator transcription factor codes for MIIVDDSKLSRMHVRAMVLRNKPDWSVVEAANGDELFSTLRDTPVDVAIIDYNMPGDNGVDTAAKLRRSHPGIHIAIITANAQDAVVSGIRAVGAAFMPKPLEEAQVVRFLNSTALPPRRPSPAPQG; via the coding sequence ATGATCATTGTCGACGACAGCAAGCTCTCGCGCATGCATGTGCGGGCCATGGTCTTGCGCAACAAGCCGGATTGGTCGGTGGTCGAGGCCGCGAACGGCGATGAACTCTTCAGCACGCTGCGGGACACGCCGGTCGATGTTGCGATCATCGATTACAACATGCCCGGCGACAACGGGGTCGACACCGCGGCCAAGCTGCGCCGCAGCCATCCCGGCATCCACATCGCCATCATCACCGCCAACGCCCAGGACGCGGTGGTTTCGGGCATCCGCGCGGTCGGCGCCGCCTTCATGCCCAAGCCGCTGGAGGAGGCGCAGGTCGTCCGCTTCCTGAACTCGACCGCCCTGCCGCCGCGCCGGCCGAGCCCGGCGCCGCAGGGGTGA